The Algoriphagus sp. TR-M9 genome has a window encoding:
- the atpA gene encoding F0F1 ATP synthase subunit alpha codes for MAEVRPDEVSAILREQLSGARTEAELEEVGTVLQVGDGVARIYGLSKAQSGELLEFDNGLKAMVLNLEEDNVGAVIFGDSKDIKEGDTVKRTKKIASIQAGEGMLGRVVDTLGNPIDGKGPIAGDLYEMPLERKAPGVIYRQPVTEPLQTGIKSIDAMIPIGRGQRELVIGDRQTGKTAVVIDAILNQKEFYDKGEPVFCIYVAIGQKASTVAGVVAALEKGGALPYTVIVAAPASDPAPMQFFAPFTGAAIGEFFRDTGRPALVVYDDLSKQAVAYREVSLLLRRPPGREAYPGDVFYLHSRLLERAAKINKSDKIAQEMNDLPESIKPLVKGGGSLTALPIIETQAGDVSAYIPTNVISITDGQIFLETNLFNSGIRPAINVGISVSRVGGNAQIKSMKKVAGTLKLDQAQFRELEAFAKFGSDLDATTKRTIERGRRNQEILKQPQYSPVSVAHQVAIIYASTRGLMDSVPVEKARAFEKEFYTLLDTSYPEALQLILKGDIDGAGKVLSKAAAELAPKFSK; via the coding sequence ATGGCAGAAGTAAGACCTGATGAAGTTTCGGCAATCCTAAGAGAGCAACTTTCTGGTGCTAGAACCGAAGCAGAACTAGAAGAAGTGGGTACAGTCCTTCAAGTGGGGGATGGTGTAGCCAGAATCTATGGACTTTCTAAGGCTCAGTCTGGTGAATTGCTAGAGTTCGACAACGGTCTGAAAGCAATGGTACTGAACTTGGAAGAAGACAATGTAGGTGCTGTAATTTTCGGAGATTCCAAAGATATCAAAGAAGGCGATACCGTAAAAAGAACCAAGAAAATCGCATCCATCCAAGCAGGTGAAGGCATGCTGGGCCGTGTAGTAGATACCTTGGGTAACCCTATCGACGGTAAGGGTCCTATTGCTGGTGATCTGTATGAAATGCCACTGGAGCGTAAAGCACCAGGTGTAATCTACCGTCAGCCAGTGACCGAGCCGCTTCAGACTGGTATCAAATCTATCGATGCCATGATTCCAATCGGTAGAGGACAAAGAGAATTGGTGATCGGTGACCGTCAGACAGGTAAAACTGCTGTGGTAATTGATGCCATTTTGAACCAAAAAGAATTTTACGATAAAGGTGAGCCTGTATTCTGTATCTATGTTGCCATCGGACAGAAGGCATCTACAGTGGCAGGTGTAGTAGCTGCCTTGGAAAAAGGCGGTGCACTACCTTATACCGTGATCGTAGCAGCTCCTGCTTCAGATCCAGCTCCAATGCAGTTCTTTGCGCCATTTACTGGTGCTGCCATTGGTGAATTCTTCCGTGATACTGGACGTCCTGCTTTGGTGGTTTATGATGACCTTTCCAAGCAAGCCGTAGCTTACCGTGAAGTGTCTCTACTACTGAGAAGACCTCCGGGACGTGAAGCATATCCGGGTGATGTGTTCTACCTTCACTCAAGATTGCTTGAGAGAGCTGCCAAAATCAACAAATCTGATAAGATTGCTCAGGAAATGAATGATCTTCCAGAATCTATCAAGCCTCTAGTGAAAGGTGGCGGATCATTGACCGCTCTTCCTATCATCGAAACCCAGGCTGGTGACGTTTCTGCCTATATTCCGACTAACGTAATTTCCATTACAGATGGTCAGATCTTCTTGGAAACAAACCTTTTCAACTCCGGTATCCGACCGGCGATCAACGTGGGTATCTCCGTATCACGAGTAGGTGGTAACGCACAGATTAAGTCCATGAAGAAAGTAGCGGGTACGTTGAAGCTGGATCAGGCTCAGTTCCGTGAATTGGAAGCTTTTGCCAAGTTTGGTTCCGATCTAGATGCTACTACTAAGCGTACCATCGAGAGAGGTAGAAGAAACCAGGAAATCTTGAAGCAGCCTCAGTACTCTCCAGTATCTGTAGCGCATCAGGTGGCCATCATTTATGCTTCTACCAGAGGACTGATGGACTCAGTGCCTGTAGAAAAAGCCAGAGCATTTGAGAAGGAGTTCTACACGCTATTAGATACATCTTATCCAGAAGCACTTCAGTTGATCCTAAAAGGTGATATAGATGGAGCTGGTAAGGTGCTTTCCAAAGCAGCTGCAGAATTAGCACCTAAATTTTCAAAATAA